From Paraburkholderia sabiae, a single genomic window includes:
- a CDS encoding acetyl-CoA C-acetyltransferase codes for MSNESQSASQSQAQTNAPPAVRRVAILGGNRIPFARSNTAYATASNQDMLTFTLQGLIDRYNLHGERLGEVAAGAVIKHSRDYNLTREALLSTTLAKETPAYDVQQACGTGLEAAILVANKIALGQIDVGIAGGVDTTSDAPIGVNEKLRKILLEANRGKSAGQRAGALAKLRPGMFFRPLLPRNSEPRTGLSMGEHCELMAKRWGISREAQDVLAYDSHRKLTEAYARGFLNDLMTPYRGLSRDNNLRSDLTLDKLASLKPVFDRDAGTMTAGNSTPLTDGASAVLLASEEWAAAHNLPVLAWLTWHETAAVDFFEKKEGLLMAPAYAVPRMLKRAGLTLQDFDYYEIHEAFAAQVLCTLAAWQDDEYCRTQLGLDGALGSIDRAKMNVNGGSLATGHPFAATGGRIVAGLAKLLAQLDKPAGTARGLISICAAGGQGVVAILER; via the coding sequence ATGTCTAATGAGTCACAGTCCGCGTCACAGTCACAAGCACAGACGAACGCGCCGCCCGCCGTGCGCCGCGTCGCGATACTGGGCGGCAACCGCATCCCGTTCGCGCGCTCGAACACCGCGTACGCGACGGCTTCGAATCAGGACATGCTGACGTTCACGCTGCAAGGGCTGATCGATCGTTACAACCTGCACGGCGAACGGCTCGGCGAAGTCGCGGCGGGCGCCGTTATCAAGCATTCGCGCGACTACAATCTGACGCGCGAAGCGCTGCTGTCGACCACGCTCGCCAAGGAAACGCCCGCCTACGACGTGCAGCAGGCCTGCGGAACTGGCCTCGAAGCAGCGATTCTGGTGGCGAACAAGATCGCGCTCGGACAGATAGATGTTGGGATTGCGGGTGGAGTGGATACGACCTCGGATGCGCCCATCGGCGTCAACGAAAAGCTGCGCAAGATCCTGCTCGAAGCGAATCGCGGCAAGTCGGCGGGACAGCGCGCCGGCGCGCTCGCGAAGTTGCGGCCCGGCATGTTCTTCAGGCCGCTGCTGCCGCGCAACAGCGAGCCGCGCACGGGCCTGTCGATGGGCGAGCATTGCGAGTTGATGGCCAAGCGCTGGGGCATTTCGCGCGAAGCCCAGGACGTGCTCGCCTACGACAGCCATCGCAAGCTGACGGAAGCGTACGCGCGCGGCTTTCTGAACGACCTGATGACGCCGTATCGCGGCCTGTCGCGCGATAACAATCTGCGCAGCGACCTGACGCTCGACAAGCTGGCGTCGCTGAAACCCGTATTCGACCGAGACGCGGGCACGATGACGGCGGGCAACTCGACGCCGTTGACGGACGGCGCATCGGCCGTGCTGCTCGCGAGCGAGGAATGGGCCGCCGCGCACAATCTGCCCGTGCTCGCGTGGCTGACGTGGCACGAAACGGCCGCCGTCGATTTCTTCGAAAAGAAAGAAGGCTTGCTGATGGCGCCCGCGTACGCGGTGCCTCGCATGCTGAAACGCGCGGGCCTGACGTTGCAGGATTTCGACTATTACGAAATTCACGAGGCGTTCGCGGCCCAGGTGCTGTGCACGCTCGCCGCCTGGCAGGACGACGAATACTGCCGCACGCAGCTGGGACTCGACGGCGCGCTCGGCAGCATCGATCGCGCGAAAATGAACGTGAACGGCGGATCGCTCGCGACGGGCCATCCGTTCGCGGCGACGGGCGGACGCATCGTCGCGGGACTCGCGAAGCTGCTCGCGCAGCTCGACAAGCCGGCGGGCACCGCGCGCGGACTGATTTCGATCTGCGCGGCGGGCGGCCAGGGTGTCGTCGCGATTCTGGAACGGTAG
- a CDS encoding AMP-binding protein has product MTEPTTSHSAMQTQTQTQTQAQPPTQRAPNTDGIWYASYAPEVPREIDTSQYASVVAFFDECTTRFRERVAYVSVGESLTYGELARKATAFAAYLQSIGVKPGDRVAIMLPNTFQYPVALFGVLKTGAIVVNVNPLYTVRELSHQLKDSGAQTIVVFENFAKTVEDSLPGTRVQNVVVTGLGDLLKEGLNFKGKLINFILRHVKKLVPAYNLPQAVPLLDALATGYKRTLSPVPISPADLAFLQYTGGTTGVAKGAMLTHRNIVANLLQAKVWAESQLTDEIETVLTPLPLYHIYSLTVNAMIFMGLGGRNILIANPRDTKMVMKILRNETFTGITAVNTLYNAFLDNEEFRQRDFSKLKLAMAGGMAMQKAVADRFREVTGKPIIEGYGLTECSPIVSMNPVDLKHMREFDGSIGLPAPSTQVRFRKDDGSWANIGEPGELCVQGPQVMKGYWNRPEETAKVLDDDGWLATGDIGVMDSRGYIRLIDRKKDMILVSGFNVYPNEIEDVIAMHPDVREVAAIGIPDVAQGERVKVFVVRRNPSLTEEQVIAHCRKNLTGYKVPKVVEFRDELPQTNVGKILRRELRDQELAKQKNP; this is encoded by the coding sequence ATGACCGAGCCGACCACTTCGCACTCCGCGATGCAAACGCAGACGCAGACCCAAACGCAGGCACAGCCGCCGACGCAGCGCGCGCCGAACACCGACGGCATCTGGTACGCGTCCTACGCGCCCGAGGTGCCGCGCGAGATCGACACGTCGCAGTATGCGTCCGTCGTCGCGTTCTTCGACGAATGCACGACGCGCTTTCGCGAGCGCGTCGCGTACGTGAGCGTCGGCGAAAGCCTCACGTATGGCGAACTGGCGCGCAAGGCGACGGCGTTCGCCGCGTATCTGCAGAGTATCGGCGTGAAGCCCGGCGACCGCGTCGCGATCATGCTGCCGAACACGTTTCAGTATCCCGTCGCGCTGTTCGGCGTGCTGAAGACGGGCGCGATCGTCGTCAACGTGAATCCGCTCTACACGGTGCGCGAACTGTCGCATCAACTGAAGGACAGCGGCGCGCAGACCATCGTTGTGTTCGAGAACTTCGCAAAGACGGTCGAAGACTCGCTGCCCGGCACGCGCGTGCAGAACGTGGTCGTCACGGGGCTCGGCGATCTGCTCAAGGAAGGCCTGAACTTCAAGGGCAAGCTGATCAACTTCATCCTGCGCCATGTGAAGAAGCTCGTGCCCGCGTACAACCTGCCGCAAGCCGTGCCGCTGCTCGATGCGCTCGCGACGGGCTACAAGCGCACGCTCTCGCCCGTGCCGATTTCGCCCGCCGACCTCGCCTTCCTGCAATACACGGGCGGCACGACGGGCGTCGCGAAAGGCGCGATGCTCACGCACCGGAACATCGTCGCGAATCTGCTGCAGGCGAAGGTGTGGGCCGAAAGCCAGCTGACCGACGAAATCGAAACGGTGCTCACGCCGCTGCCGCTTTATCACATCTATTCGCTGACCGTGAACGCGATGATTTTCATGGGACTCGGCGGGCGCAACATCCTGATCGCGAATCCGCGCGACACGAAGATGGTGATGAAGATCCTGCGCAACGAAACCTTCACGGGGATCACGGCCGTCAACACGCTCTACAACGCGTTCCTCGACAACGAGGAATTCCGCCAGCGCGACTTCTCGAAGCTCAAGCTCGCGATGGCGGGCGGCATGGCGATGCAGAAAGCCGTCGCCGACCGTTTCCGTGAGGTGACGGGCAAGCCGATCATCGAAGGCTACGGGCTGACGGAATGTTCGCCGATCGTGTCGATGAACCCGGTCGATCTCAAGCACATGCGCGAGTTCGACGGCTCGATCGGTCTGCCCGCGCCGTCGACGCAGGTGCGTTTTCGCAAGGACGACGGCAGCTGGGCGAACATCGGCGAGCCGGGCGAACTGTGCGTGCAGGGTCCGCAGGTGATGAAAGGCTACTGGAACCGTCCCGAGGAAACCGCGAAGGTGCTCGACGACGACGGCTGGCTCGCGACGGGCGATATCGGCGTGATGGATTCGCGCGGCTATATCCGCCTGATCGACCGCAAGAAAGACATGATTCTCGTCTCAGGTTTTAATGTGTATCCGAACGAGATCGAGGACGTGATCGCGATGCATCCCGACGTGCGCGAAGTCGCCGCGATCGGTATTCCCGATGTCGCGCAGGGCGAGCGCGTGAAAGTGTTCGTCGTGCGGCGCAATCCTTCGCTCACCGAGGAACAGGTGATCGCGCATTGCCGCAAGAATCTGACGGGCTACAAGGTGCCGAAGGTCGTCGAGTTCCGCGACGAGCTTCCGCAAACGAATGTCGGCAAGATCCTGCGGCGCGAGCTGCGCGATCAGGAGCTGGCAAAACAGAAAAACCCGTGA
- a CDS encoding DUF1571 domain-containing protein codes for MRYPKVVERRSRWMQLRALQFACALVVSTAAAFAQNEASAPTAQRAPLASDIASKVAGLPLEQQVKWLRNAAQTGTLEQMDDAQLVALFEAFDPMTLPRYIEEGPNGYPSYEFTMLRQERIRGIWPRRPDRMLVRLTREPLRIYARWLPDGPHKGQEIIYDESKRADEMYGHLGGIFNIMPLWTSVNGSLARSQSNHRVRDLGTEFIAQQFLDEGKKFAEAGIRHPAQIDVRTVDGVRVIAFTYETPTGQPDYYAKKEVLGLDLRHPYFRMAESYGNDGQIFERIVFLTITPKTFDDMAFDPKNPEYRF; via the coding sequence ATGCGTTACCCGAAGGTTGTGGAACGGCGCTCGCGCTGGATGCAGCTGCGCGCGCTGCAGTTCGCGTGTGCACTCGTTGTCAGCACGGCGGCCGCATTCGCGCAGAACGAGGCGTCCGCGCCCACCGCGCAGCGCGCGCCGCTCGCGAGCGATATCGCGTCGAAAGTCGCGGGCCTGCCGCTCGAGCAGCAGGTCAAATGGCTGCGCAACGCCGCGCAAACGGGCACGCTCGAACAGATGGACGACGCGCAACTGGTCGCGCTGTTCGAAGCGTTCGATCCCATGACGTTGCCGCGCTATATCGAGGAAGGACCGAACGGCTATCCGTCGTACGAGTTCACGATGCTGCGCCAGGAGCGCATTCGCGGCATCTGGCCGCGCCGGCCCGATCGCATGCTGGTGCGGCTCACGCGCGAGCCGCTGCGCATCTACGCGCGCTGGCTGCCCGACGGTCCGCACAAAGGCCAGGAAATCATCTACGACGAATCGAAGCGCGCCGACGAGATGTACGGGCACCTCGGCGGCATCTTCAACATCATGCCGCTGTGGACGTCGGTCAACGGCAGCCTGGCTCGCTCGCAGTCGAACCATCGGGTGCGCGATCTCGGCACCGAGTTCATCGCGCAGCAGTTTCTCGACGAAGGGAAGAAGTTCGCCGAAGCGGGCATCCGGCATCCGGCGCAGATCGACGTGAGAACCGTCGATGGCGTGCGCGTGATCGCCTTCACCTACGAGACGCCGACGGGCCAGCCCGATTACTACGCGAAGAAGGAAGTGCTCGGGCTCGATCTGCGGCATCCGTATTTCCGGATGGCCGAATCGTATGGCAACGACGGACAGATTTTCGAACGCATCGTGTTCCTCACGATCACGCCGAAAACCTTCGACGACATGGCGTTCGATCCGAAGAACCCCGAGTACAGGTTCTGA
- a CDS encoding FAD-binding oxidoreductase, whose protein sequence is MTRILPPDVSAATFDRALAAFEAIVGATQVASSAASLAPYVDPFAPGPLAASFVPSAALLPANVDEIRAILRVANEYRIPLWTVSTGRNFAYGGAAPRLPGSVVLDLQRMNRILAVDESLAYALVEPGVSYFDLHHYLRERGYKLWVDPPAAGWGSIVGNTLERGFGTTAYGDHAATQCGMEVVLANGDVVRTGMGGIEIGTSWQAFRYGYGPSFDPMFMQSNYGIVTKMGVWLMPAPSAYRLGEIQFRRDDDLEAIVETLRPLRLNGTIGNQAVIEGGLRRAAGLSARSQWYRGAGAMPESAIASMIEKLNIGRWNLHYALYGEREVIDAQEVIVRRTFGRIPGARMLSKTYDGSAEPEAGGDRNLAGIPAMTAFRMLDWRGGRGAHVDFSPVCPATGRDAMRQYTMAKARANEYGFDYYGGFTAGERHLHHIAAAIFDGSDARQSERAGDLLRAWMSDAHGAGYGEYRSHLVYMDFAAARYNFNDGAMLRLSETVKDALDPAGILSPGKQGIWPKAFRNWRGYT, encoded by the coding sequence TTGACACGCATCCTGCCGCCCGACGTTTCCGCCGCGACGTTCGATCGCGCGCTCGCCGCCTTCGAAGCGATCGTCGGCGCCACGCAGGTCGCGTCGTCGGCGGCGAGCCTTGCGCCTTATGTCGATCCGTTCGCGCCGGGGCCGCTCGCGGCCTCGTTCGTGCCGTCGGCGGCGCTGTTGCCCGCGAACGTCGACGAAATCCGCGCGATCCTGCGCGTGGCGAACGAGTACCGCATTCCGCTGTGGACAGTCTCGACGGGGCGCAACTTCGCGTACGGCGGCGCGGCGCCGCGTCTGCCGGGCTCGGTCGTGCTCGATTTGCAGCGGATGAACCGCATTCTCGCCGTCGACGAATCGCTCGCGTATGCGCTCGTCGAACCGGGCGTCAGCTACTTCGATCTGCATCACTATCTGCGCGAGCGCGGCTACAAGCTGTGGGTCGATCCGCCCGCGGCGGGCTGGGGCAGCATCGTCGGCAATACGCTCGAACGCGGCTTCGGCACGACGGCCTATGGCGATCACGCGGCGACGCAGTGCGGGATGGAAGTGGTGCTCGCGAACGGCGACGTGGTGCGCACGGGCATGGGCGGCATCGAGATCGGCACATCGTGGCAGGCGTTCCGATACGGCTACGGGCCGTCGTTCGATCCGATGTTCATGCAGTCGAACTACGGCATCGTCACGAAGATGGGCGTCTGGCTGATGCCGGCGCCGAGCGCGTATCGGCTCGGCGAAATCCAGTTCCGGCGCGACGACGATCTGGAAGCGATCGTCGAGACGTTGAGGCCGTTGCGCCTGAACGGCACGATCGGCAACCAGGCGGTGATCGAAGGCGGGCTGCGGCGCGCGGCGGGTCTCAGCGCGCGCTCGCAGTGGTATCGGGGCGCGGGCGCGATGCCGGAAAGCGCGATTGCGTCGATGATCGAGAAGCTGAACATCGGCCGCTGGAATCTGCACTACGCGCTGTACGGCGAGCGCGAAGTCATCGACGCGCAAGAGGTTATCGTCCGGCGCACGTTCGGGCGCATTCCGGGCGCGCGCATGCTGTCGAAAACCTACGATGGCAGCGCGGAACCCGAAGCGGGCGGCGACCGCAACCTCGCCGGCATTCCGGCGATGACGGCATTCCGGATGCTCGACTGGCGCGGCGGACGCGGCGCGCACGTGGACTTTTCGCCCGTATGTCCGGCGACGGGCCGCGACGCGATGCGTCAATACACGATGGCGAAGGCGCGTGCGAATGAATACGGCTTCGACTACTACGGCGGCTTCACGGCGGGCGAGCGGCATCTGCATCACATCGCGGCCGCTATCTTCGACGGCAGCGACGCGCGCCAGAGCGAACGGGCGGGCGATCTGCTGCGAGCGTGGATGAGCGACGCGCACGGCGCGGGCTACGGCGAGTATCGCTCGCATCTCGTCTACATGGATTTCGCGGCGGCGCGCTACAACTTCAACGACGGCGCGATGCTGCGGCTGTCGGAGACGGTCAAGGACGCGCTCGATCCTGCGGGCATCCTGTCGCCGGGCAAGCAGGGCATCTGGCCGAAGGCGTTTCGCAACTGGCGCGGCTATACGTAA
- a CDS encoding anti-sigma factor family protein: protein MNNDENTTGSANAPDLRALSAFVDNELPESERAAVREHLAHDPQAAAQVASWRAQKAALQTLCGTPEREEPPFIVLRARVPWWRRVAAAACWLAVGAGLALVLGPLVPRLGGGANGDVMSFARRADIAYAVYTPERRHPVEVAAAEEEHLINWLSKRLNRHLSVPSLQEYGYTLVGGRLLPGEAGPAAQFMYENQSGARLTLYVTGIPKDETAFRLFRDGNRRTFYWISDHMGYALSGPIEEAKLRSIAIEVCGELGGRPETWQ, encoded by the coding sequence ATGAACAACGACGAAAACACTACCGGTTCCGCGAACGCGCCCGACCTGCGCGCGCTGTCGGCGTTCGTCGATAACGAACTGCCCGAGAGCGAACGCGCCGCGGTGCGCGAGCATCTGGCGCACGACCCGCAGGCGGCTGCGCAGGTCGCGTCGTGGCGCGCGCAGAAGGCCGCGCTGCAGACGCTGTGCGGCACGCCCGAGCGCGAGGAGCCGCCGTTCATCGTGTTGCGCGCGCGCGTGCCATGGTGGCGGCGCGTGGCCGCCGCCGCGTGCTGGCTGGCCGTCGGCGCGGGGCTCGCGCTGGTGCTCGGTCCGCTGGTGCCGCGTCTCGGCGGCGGCGCCAATGGCGACGTGATGTCGTTTGCGCGGCGCGCCGATATCGCCTACGCCGTCTATACGCCGGAGCGTCGTCATCCCGTCGAAGTTGCGGCCGCCGAAGAAGAGCATCTGATCAACTGGCTGTCCAAACGGCTGAACCGTCATCTGTCCGTGCCGTCGCTGCAGGAGTACGGCTATACGCTCGTCGGCGGACGGCTGTTGCCGGGCGAAGCAGGACCCGCCGCGCAGTTCATGTACGAGAACCAGAGCGGTGCGCGCCTCACGCTCTACGTCACGGGTATCCCGAAGGACGAGACGGCGTTCCGTCTGTTCCGCGACGGCAATCGCCGCACGTTCTACTGGATCAGCGATCACATGGGCTACGCGCTGTCGGGCCCGATCGAAGAAGCGAAACTGCGCTCGATCGCGATCGAAGTGTGTGGCGAACTCGGCGGACGTCCGGAGACGTGGCAGTAG
- a CDS encoding sigma-70 family RNA polymerase sigma factor, translated as MNFEAEVISWLPQLRRYARALTGDPAWADDLVQDTAERALARWKGFRPDSNLRAWLLTILRHLYIDQLRVRREIAVDDESAPWRNLEAPRGEVDGLVLRDVQRALYCLPVEQREVMLLICVEELSYQEASVALGVPIGTVMSRLSRAREHMRALLTEGPVHKSPALKVVKGR; from the coding sequence GTGAACTTCGAAGCTGAAGTGATTTCGTGGCTCCCGCAGTTGCGGCGCTATGCGCGCGCACTGACGGGGGACCCCGCATGGGCGGACGACCTGGTTCAGGATACGGCCGAGCGTGCGCTCGCGCGCTGGAAAGGTTTCCGACCTGACAGCAATCTGCGCGCGTGGCTGCTGACCATCCTGCGGCATCTGTATATCGACCAGTTGCGGGTGCGCCGCGAAATCGCCGTCGATGACGAGAGCGCGCCGTGGCGCAATCTCGAAGCGCCGCGCGGCGAAGTCGACGGTCTGGTGTTGCGCGATGTGCAGCGCGCGCTTTATTGTCTGCCCGTCGAGCAGCGCGAAGTGATGCTGCTTATCTGTGTGGAGGAATTGAGCTATCAGGAGGCATCCGTGGCGCTCGGCGTGCCCATCGGCACGGTGATGTCGCGGCTGTCCCGCGCCCGCGAGCATATGCGGGCACTGTTGACGGAGGGGCCCGTGCACAAGTCGCCGGCGCTGAAAGTGGTGAAGGGCAGGTGA
- the hfq gene encoding RNA chaperone Hfq translates to MPSAESHPQNDFMNAARKERKRVEIYLVNGIRLTGCIESFDQYLVMLRTPVGLQGIYKRAISTIQLDTGTRPAPRAGRPSHGDHSARGPHGSREHREPREPREPYGGSQGSSDRSSSSSSDGPVVVTRRRRLYGAGNGNDQGNNGGHE, encoded by the coding sequence ATGCCTTCCGCAGAATCGCATCCGCAAAACGACTTTATGAACGCTGCGCGCAAAGAACGTAAGCGCGTCGAGATTTATCTCGTCAACGGCATCCGCCTGACGGGTTGCATCGAGTCGTTCGACCAGTATCTGGTGATGCTGCGCACGCCCGTCGGGCTGCAAGGCATCTACAAGCGCGCCATTTCGACGATCCAGCTCGACACGGGCACGCGTCCGGCGCCGCGCGCAGGTCGTCCGTCGCACGGCGATCATTCCGCACGTGGACCGCACGGTTCGCGCGAACATCGCGAGCCGCGTGAACCGCGCGAGCCGTATGGCGGATCGCAAGGCTCGTCCGACCGTTCGTCTTCTTCGTCGTCGGATGGCCCCGTCGTCGTTACGCGCCGTCGGCGCCTGTATGGCGCAGGCAACGGCAACGACCAGGGCAACAACGGCGGTCACGAATAA
- a CDS encoding DUF2968 domain-containing protein, giving the protein MDQKSKVRHIVMSAMIVFGGVQGVYAQSSASNGTDASASAIVAQTTPAAAPLSAASQTIALTPDEAKQSATGNVAELQQMIHSNDLTELRTSYNGSYGASLMFYGKDMTYYVALFQQKNFWRVIKTQDEARAELIYRDFARQTVQLSDVEIRRTKLEAQKAYTDRLVALSQERASRLQADLNIAHEQQTIVNSMQQQTRAEAAALAQQKAQSQEQLRATQRQVRDLQRQLESGLTAH; this is encoded by the coding sequence ATGGACCAGAAGTCGAAAGTGCGACACATCGTGATGTCGGCAATGATCGTTTTCGGGGGCGTTCAAGGGGTCTACGCGCAGAGTTCTGCCTCTAACGGCACGGATGCTTCGGCGAGCGCAATCGTCGCGCAGACGACGCCTGCCGCGGCTCCTCTCAGCGCCGCGAGCCAAACGATTGCGCTCACGCCTGACGAAGCGAAGCAGTCGGCGACAGGCAATGTCGCGGAACTGCAACAGATGATTCACAGCAACGATCTGACCGAACTGCGCACGAGCTACAACGGCAGTTACGGCGCGAGCCTGATGTTCTACGGCAAGGACATGACGTACTACGTCGCGCTCTTCCAGCAGAAGAACTTCTGGCGCGTGATCAAGACGCAGGACGAAGCCCGCGCCGAACTGATCTATCGCGACTTTGCGCGTCAGACGGTGCAACTGTCCGACGTCGAGATTCGCCGCACGAAACTCGAAGCGCAAAAGGCGTACACCGATCGTCTCGTCGCATTGTCGCAGGAACGCGCGAGCCGTCTGCAGGCCGACCTGAACATTGCGCACGAGCAGCAGACTATCGTCAACAGCATGCAGCAGCAGACCCGCGCAGAAGCGGCAGCGCTCGCGCAGCAGAAGGCGCAATCGCAGGAGCAGTTGCGTGCGACGCAGCGTCAGGTGCGCGATCTGCAGCGTCAGCTCGAAAGCGGCTTGACGGCGCACTGA
- a CDS encoding DUF2147 domain-containing protein has product MTSLTQRARGAFGKPVKQALVAGLLLAGAASAFAQADTPVGTWQTIDDHTGQPKALVQISQDANGALSGKVIKGLGANDQPDRRCTACTDARKDQPILGMTIISDMKKDGDNWDGGQILDPENGKLYKCKMHVEDGGQKLVVRGYIGVSLLGRSQTWVRQN; this is encoded by the coding sequence ATGACATCGCTCACACAACGCGCGCGCGGCGCGTTCGGCAAACCGGTCAAACAGGCGCTTGTCGCCGGCCTGCTGCTGGCGGGTGCAGCATCGGCTTTTGCGCAGGCCGACACGCCCGTCGGCACATGGCAAACCATCGACGATCACACGGGCCAACCGAAGGCGCTCGTGCAGATTTCGCAGGACGCCAACGGCGCACTCAGCGGAAAGGTCATCAAGGGACTGGGCGCCAACGACCAACCCGATCGCCGCTGCACGGCCTGCACGGACGCACGCAAGGATCAGCCGATTCTCGGCATGACGATCATCAGCGATATGAAAAAGGACGGCGACAACTGGGACGGCGGGCAGATTCTCGACCCGGAGAACGGCAAGCTCTACAAGTGCAAGATGCACGTCGAGGACGGCGGACAGAAGCTGGTGGTACGTGGATATATCGGCGTATCGCTGCTCGGGCGATCGCAGACGTGGGTTCGTCAGAACTGA
- a CDS encoding transposase → MTPYRDITDEEWQRVAPLLPELRPRSELRGRPLANTRSVLNGVLWVIYSGATWSAMPRKYPSYQTCHRRFKSWHQAGVLQRVMDELFGEAGNELCSTMEARMRMHAPNAAAANDAAQPSVPATPLFTPPSAAPATPLVFNYISPFKNAA, encoded by the coding sequence ATGACCCCCTATCGCGATATCACCGATGAAGAATGGCAGCGCGTCGCGCCGCTGCTGCCGGAACTGCGTCCGCGTTCCGAACTGCGCGGCAGGCCGCTCGCCAACACCCGTTCCGTGCTCAACGGCGTGCTCTGGGTGATCTATAGCGGCGCGACCTGGTCCGCGATGCCGCGCAAATACCCGTCGTATCAAACCTGTCACCGCCGCTTCAAATCGTGGCATCAGGCCGGCGTCTTGCAGCGTGTGATGGACGAACTGTTCGGCGAAGCCGGCAATGAGTTGTGCAGCACGATGGAAGCCCGCATGCGCATGCACGCGCCGAATGCGGCCGCCGCGAACGACGCTGCGCAACCGTCCGTGCCTGCGACGCCGCTCTTTACGCCGCCGTCCGCTGCGCCCGCTACGCCGCTGGTGTTCAACTACATCAGTCCTTTCAAGAACGCGGCATGA
- the zapE gene encoding cell division protein ZapE, with product MNVTEYYEQELQTRGYESDPAQRAAVDRLQRCYEEWSAYKARRPNAFMKLIMHPDLPKGVYMWGGVGRGKSFLMDSFYAVVPLVRKTRLHFHEFMREVHRELEELKGQADPLDELARRIAKRYRLICFDEFHVSDIADAMILYRLLDRLFTNGVQFVMTSNYDPDTLYPDGLHRDRLLPAIELIKSKLDVVNVDAGIDYRRRTLAQVEVYHTPLSAAADKSLRDAFAKLAAVPDESPLLHIEKRELKALRRADGVVWFDFATLCGGPRSQNDYLELASRFHAVILSGIPQMTPRMQSEARRFTWLIDVFYDHKVKLLMSAAVPPEELYTEGPMANEFTRTVSRIVEMQSQEYLDAPRRIVDTSLT from the coding sequence ATGAACGTCACCGAATACTACGAACAGGAACTGCAGACACGGGGATACGAATCCGATCCGGCACAACGTGCGGCCGTCGATCGTCTGCAGCGGTGCTATGAAGAGTGGTCTGCGTATAAGGCGCGTCGTCCGAACGCCTTTATGAAGCTGATCATGCACCCTGATCTGCCTAAGGGCGTCTATATGTGGGGCGGGGTGGGGCGCGGCAAGAGCTTCCTGATGGACAGCTTTTACGCAGTCGTGCCGCTCGTGCGTAAGACACGTCTGCATTTTCACGAGTTCATGCGAGAGGTGCATCGCGAACTCGAAGAACTCAAAGGTCAGGCCGATCCGCTCGACGAACTCGCGCGACGCATTGCGAAGCGCTACCGGCTGATCTGCTTCGACGAATTCCACGTGTCCGATATCGCGGACGCGATGATTCTGTATCGCCTGCTGGACCGGTTGTTCACGAATGGCGTGCAATTCGTGATGACGTCCAACTACGATCCCGACACGCTGTATCCCGACGGCTTGCACCGCGACCGCCTGCTGCCCGCCATCGAGCTGATCAAGAGCAAGCTCGATGTGGTCAACGTCGACGCGGGCATCGACTACCGCCGTCGTACGCTGGCGCAGGTCGAGGTGTATCACACGCCGCTCAGCGCGGCCGCCGACAAGTCGCTGCGCGACGCGTTCGCGAAGCTCGCCGCGGTGCCGGACGAGAGCCCGCTGCTGCATATCGAGAAGCGCGAACTGAAGGCGCTGCGTCGCGCGGACGGCGTGGTGTGGTTCGACTTCGCGACGCTCTGCGGCGGCCCGCGTTCGCAGAACGACTATCTCGAACTCGCGAGCCGCTTTCATGCCGTGATCCTGTCCGGCATTCCGCAGATGACGCCTCGTATGCAGTCCGAAGCGCGACGCTTCACGTGGCTCATCGACGTGTTCTACGATCACAAGGTCAAGCTGCTGATGTCGGCCGCCGTGCCGCCAGAAGAGCTGTACACGGAAGGTCCGATGGCGAACGAGTTCACGCGCACGGTGTCGCGGATCGTCGAGATGCAGTCGCAGGAATATCTGGATGCGCCGCGACGGATCGTCGATACATCGCTAACCTGA